The following proteins are co-located in the Cryptosporangium minutisporangium genome:
- a CDS encoding type II toxin-antitoxin system VapB family antitoxin has protein sequence MTVTQIDLDDEALAEAMQLSGAKSKKETVNLALREYAARHRRIAALERHAEAAQTWDYEGWRELRQRSKAPE, from the coding sequence ATGACCGTCACTCAGATCGATCTTGATGACGAGGCACTCGCCGAGGCGATGCAGCTCTCCGGTGCGAAGAGCAAGAAGGAGACGGTGAACTTGGCGTTGCGTGAGTACGCCGCCCGCCATCGCCGTATCGCAGCGTTGGAGCGCCATGCGGAAGCTGCCCAGACTTGGGACTACGAGGGGTGGCGTGAACTGCGTCAGCGAAGCAAGGCGCCTGAGTGA